One genomic window of Mus musculus strain C57BL/6J chromosome 4, GRCm38.p6 C57BL/6J includes the following:
- the Gm11758 gene encoding uncharacterized protein LOC545637, whose product MQREDNRVQSVRSDKEANRRRRLRQEGQSSSGPCDSPWTEDEIWILLQEWAMVEYELGDPGNKMHAKAKSLSRRLSNRGLRKSKNSCLDVMVKMKDLHTRLCNERPRAYRLYSTYEWILYEILGHPRSQGGYVPGLWFDGHSKPPASYAPSLCIGGAISPGPSFSPWTDPEIKIFLQEWQVVEREIGHPGQKIKQKSSLVCQRLYHRGLFKDIQSCLDLMWTLKDLHSTLSRERSRTVPLFSPYRDYLERIFDPKCQRGHVPGALYNWSGYHRPSSSPQTPMVMPSPVYQPWDYGMSASSGQLHGNPSLIMSSQDSLVPRWDAWNATYPLPVQHVLLASLSGDNNFQLAWSPRDESSSPQ is encoded by the exons ATGCAG AGAGAAGATAACCGCGTCCAAAGTGTGAGGAGTGACAAAGAAGCcaataggaggaggaggctgaggcaggaaggccaaAGTTCCTCAG GTCCGTGTGATAGCCCGTGGACTGAGGATGAAATCTGGATCTTGCTGCAAGAGTGGGCAATGGTTGAATATGAACTCGGAGACCCAGGCAATAAGATGCATGCGAAGGCCAAGTCCCTTAGCAGACGCCTCTCTAATCGGGGTCTGAGGAAGAGCAAGAATAGCTGTCTTGATGTGATGGTGAAGATGAAGGACCTGCACACACGTCTTTGTAACGAGAGGCCCAGGGCTTACCGCTTGTATTCGACTTATGAATGGATCCTGTACGAGATCTTGGGCCACCCCAGATCCCAGGGAGGCTATGTGCCAG GTCTTTGGTTTGATGGGCACAGTAAGCCACCAGCTTCCTATGCACcttccctctgcattggtggtgccatctctccag GCCCTTCCTTTAGCCCATGGACCGACCCTGAAATCAAGATCTTCCTGCAGGAGTGGCAAGTGGTTGAACGGGAAATTGGCCACCCAGGCCAGAAGATCAAGCAGAAGAGCAGTCTTGTTTGCCAGCGTCTCTATCATCGAGGCCTGTTCAAGGACATCCAAAGCTGTTTGGACCTGATGTGGACCCTGAAGGATCTGCACTCCACTCTCAGTAGAGAGAGATCAAGGACTGTACCCTTGTTTTCTCCTTATAGAGATTATCTGGAAAGGATCTTCGACCCCAAATGTCAGAGAGGCCATGTTCCAG gTGCTCTGTATAATTGGTCTGGTTACCACAGGCCTTCCTCAAGCCCTCAAACTCCAATGGTGATGCCATCTCCAGTATACCAGCCTTGGGATTATGGCATGTCTGCGTCTTCTGGTCAGCTTCATGGGAACCCATCACTGATCATGTCCAGTCAGGACTCACTGGTTCCCAGATGGGACGCCTGGAATGCCACCTATCCATTGCCAGTTCAACATGTACTTCTGGCCTCTCTCTCTGGAGACAACAACTTTCAGCTGGCGTGGTCACCTCGTGATGAGAGCTCAAGTCCTCAGTGA
- the Gm11757 gene encoding uncharacterized protein LOC623272, translated as MQREDNRVQSVRSDKEANRRRRLRQEGQSSSGPCDSPWTEDEIWILLQEWAMVEYELGDPGNKMHAKAKSLSRRLSNRGLRKSKNSCLDVMVKMKDLHTRLCNERPRAYRLYSTYEWILYEILGHPRSQGGYVPGLWFDGHSKPPASYAPSLCIGGAISPGPSFSPWTDPEIKIFLQEWQVVEREIGHPGQKIKQKSSLVCQRLYHRGLFKDIQSCLDLMWTLKDLHSTLSRERSRTVPLFSPYRDYLERIFDPKCQRGHVPGALYNWSGYHRPSSSPQTPMVMPSPVYQPWDYGMSASSGQLHGNPSLIMSSQDSLVPRWDAWNATYPLPVQHVLLASLSGDNNFQLVWSPRDESSSPQ; from the exons ATGCAG AGAGAAGATAACCGCGTCCAAAGTGTGAGGAGTGACAAAGAAGCcaataggaggaggaggctgaggcaggaaggccaaAGTTCCTCAG GTCCGTGTGATAGCCCGTGGACTGAGGATGAAATCTGGATCTTGCTGCAAGAGTGGGCAATGGTTGAATATGAACTCGGAGACCCAGGCAATAAGATGCATGCGAAGGCCAAGTCCCTTAGCAGACGCCTCTCTAATCGGGGTCTGAGGAAGAGCAAGAATAGCTGTCTTGATGTGATGGTGAAGATGAAGGACCTGCACACACGTCTTTGTAACGAGAGGCCCAGGGCTTACCGCTTGTATTCGACTTATGAATGGATCCTGTACGAGATCTTGGGCCACCCCAGATCCCAGGGAGGCTATGTGCCAG GTCTTTGGTTTGATGGGCACAGTAAGCCACCAGCTTCCTATGCACcttccctctgcattggtggtgccatctctccag GCCCTTCCTTTAGCCCATGGACCGACCCTGAAATCAAGATCTTCCTGCAGGAGTGGCAAGTGGTTGAACGGGAAATTGGCCACCCAGGCCAGAAGATCAAGCAGAAGAGCAGTCTTGTTTGCCAGCGTCTCTATCATCGAGGCCTGTTCAAGGACATCCAAAGCTGTTTGGACCTGATGTGGACCCTGAAGGATCTGCACTCCACTCTCAGTAGAGAGAGATCAAGGACTGTACCCTTGTTTTCTCCTTATAGAGATTATCTGGAAAGGATCTTCGACCCCAAATGTCAGAGAGGCCATGTTCCAG gTGCTCTGTATAATTGGTCTGGTTACCACAGGCCTTCCTCAAGCCCTCAAACTCCAATGGTGATGCCATCTCCAGTATACCAGCCTTGGGATTATGGCATGTCTGCGTCTTCTGGTCAGCTTCATGGGAACCCATCACTGATCATGTCCAGTCAGGACTCACTGGTTCCCAGATGGGACGCCTGGAATGCCACCTATCCATTGCCAGTTCAACATGTACTTCTGGCCTCTCTCTCTGGAGACAACAACTTTCAGCTGGTGTGGTCACCTCGTGATGAGAGCTCAAGTCCTCAGTGA